The following DNA comes from Eubalaena glacialis isolate mEubGla1 chromosome 1, mEubGla1.1.hap2.+ XY, whole genome shotgun sequence.
aatgatacaaatgaacttatttaaaaaacagaaagagactcacaggcaatgaaaacaaatttatggttaccaaaggggaaatggaggggaaagggatggattaggagtttgggattaacggatacacactactgtgtgcagaatggataaacaacagggacctattgcatagcacggggaactatattcagtgtcttgtgataacctataatggaaaagaatctgaaggagAATGTaatgtgtatgtgtaactgagtcactttgctgtgcacctgaaactaacacaacattgtaaatcaactatacttcaataaaaaattttttagaaaaaaaaaagtcaccaatttacagtatacaattcagtggggtTTTGTATATAGATGGTCCCCAATTTACAATGGttcaacttaaaatttttcaactttatgatgGTGCAAAAGTGATACTCCTTAGCTAAAAGctgtacttcaaattttgaattttgatcttttcccaggctagcaaTGTACAATAGgatactctctcatgatgctgggcagcggcCATGCAATCATGAGGATAAACAACCGATACACTTACAGCCATTCTTTACCCATACAAGCAACCattctatttttcactttcagtatagtattcaataaattacttgAGGTATTccacactttattataaaataggttttgtgttagatgattttgcacaactgtaggctaatataagtgttctgagcatgtacAAGGTAGGCTAGGCTACTCTATTATGgtcagtaggttaggtgtattaaatgcattttcgacttaggatattttcaacttatgataggTTTACTGGGACATCACCCCAAccgtaagttgaggaagatctataTTCACAAAATTACATAATCATTgccactgtctaattccagagcactttcatcaccccaaaaagaaaccctgtactcaGTAAcactcccccgcccccagcccctggcaaccactaatctactttttgtctctaccaatttgcctattctggacatttcacatacatggaatcatacagtatgaagccttttgtgtctggcttttttcacttagaataatgtttttaaggttcacccatgttgtagcctgtatcagtacttcattaatttttatgattgaataatgttcccttgtatgtgtataccacaatttgcttatccatttatcagttgatggacatttggattacttCCACTTTTTCACTGCATGCTGCTGAGAATAttcacatacaagtttttgtgcaGACGTATGTTTTCTATTCTCTTGGGTATACTAGGAGTGGAAtcactgggtcgtatggtaattctatatttagcttTCTTAACAACTGCCAAACCGTTTTCCAaagcaactgcaccattttacattcccaccagcaatgtacgagGGGTtcaacttctccacatcctcatcgcCATCGTTATagtccttctttttaaattatgatcaTGCTAGTGAGTGTGAGGTAGTTTACTTTATGTTCTTCACTTTAACACTGGGTTCCATGTTAAGGTGGGCTACAGACTGGCATAGGGTAACAGGATGGCCATATCTTGTTATAAAGAAATGGCATGATGCTGATATATTTTGTGGTTCAAAAGGAAGCTAATTCAGTAGCTGGTCACTTTACTTCCTCTTTGCAAACTGGGATAATATTTCAGGGTGGCTGCAGCTTCCCCCAGAAGAAGGCTCTCTGCTACCCCCATAACAAGTGCAGAGCCCACAGAGGTTAGCTAAGTGTGCTGGAGAGTCAGGTTTGGAAGAAGGCACTCACTAGCAGGGCAGGAAGGGTCCCCACCAGGACTGGAAAGCCACCAAGACAAGGATCGTGTGTCTCCACCTGCCTTCTCTGCTTCCTGCTGCCCCTCCTCCTTATGCTGGGAACATACTGCCTTTCTCTGCTCACCCCTACATGGCAGAATATGCCTGTTCAGAGCTCCCAAGATAATCTGTTACATTTCCACCCATGTGGAGAATCAGTCAGCCACCTGcttatgatttttaatatatttttttcaaactacACAAGTATGCCCAGAGCAGGCCCCTCGCATCTCAGAAGAAAAATGCTGGGCTGTACTAGTGGAGTCAACTTTCTCTTAGCTCGAGCATCCTGAAACTCCGTGCTGCTATCACTCAGACTGTTTTTCCAGaacacttcttttaaaataactttcagaAGGTTGGACAAAGGGACTCATCTCTTAGGTTTATAGTCAAGCCTTGATCTTTTCCTAGGGATCTAACACAATTGGATTGCCTGCTTAGTCCCCCAGATTGAGAACTGAATGGTACCTCGTGTTTCTGACATTAAAATCAGCCTTAATAGTCAGAGATGCCCACCATCGAGGATCCAAGACATGTTCTGTAGGGATTATCCAAGGGGAAGTTTCAACAATGGTTTGGGTGATAGCAATGTTATGGAAAGTGATAAGAACCTCTCTCTGATGTTGAAGGGAACTAGACACTTTTTGTGAAATGTATCATTTTTTACTAAATATGTCTCCAAAACCTTAGTGCTCTGGCCATTCCTTGAAGTGAAAGTTACTTCCATGTAATATACAAGCTAACACAAAGAATCCTATCTAAATGTTGTGAGCAGACAGGCTAGAATCTGGGGAGATTTATTGTGCAGTAACCCTTGTCTCTCTTCTCTAGGCCGGAAATTAAGTTTACTTCAAATATGGAAGGATTTAACTGGGAAAACTACAGTGATGAAGATTTTGGTAATTACAGTTACAACACTGACCTGCCCTCTATTCTACCAGACTCTGCCCCATGCCAGCCGGAATCTCTGGATATCAACAAGTATGCTGTGGTCATCATCTATGCCCTGGTCTTCCTGCTGAGCCTCCTGGGAAACTCCCTGGTGATGCTGGTCATCTTATACAGCCGGGTGGGCCGCTCTGTCACCGATGTCTACCTGCTGAACCTGGCCATGGCTGACCTGCTCTTCGCCCTGACCTTGCCTATCTGGGCCACCTCCAAGGCAAAGGGCTGGATCTTTGGCACACCCTTGTGCAAGGTGGTCTCACTCCTGAAGGAAGTCAATTTCTACAGTGGTATTCTACTGCTGGCCTGCATCAGCGTGGACCGCTACCTGGCCATTGTCCATGCCACACGCACGTTGACCCAGAAGCGGCACTGGGTCAAGTTCATATGTTTAGGCATCTGGGTCCTGTCCTTGATCCTGGCCCTGCCCATCTTCGTCTTCCGAAGGGCCATCCACCCGCCCTATTCCAGCCCAGTCTGCTACGAGGACATGGGTGCCAATACAACGAAATGGCGGATGGTGATGCGGGTCCTGCCCCAGACCTTTggcttcctcctgcccctgctgGTCATGCTGATCTGCTACGGACTCACCCTACGCACGCTCTTTGCGGCCCACATGGGGCAGAAGCACCGGGCCATGCGGGTCATCTTTGCTGTCGTGCTCGTCTTCCTGCTCTGCTGGCTGCCCTACAACCTGGTCCTGGTTGCAGACACCCTCATGAGGGTCCGGGTGATCGCAGAGACCTGTGAGCGCCGCAATGACATTGGCCGGGCCCTGGATGCCACCGAGATCCTGGGCTTCCTCCACAGCTGCCTCAATCCTCTCATCTacgtcttcattggccagaagttTCGCCACGGACTCCTCAGGATCATGGCCATCCATGGCCTGGTCAGCAAGGAGTTCTTGGTCAAGGACGGCAGGCCTTCCTTTGTTGGCTCTTCTTCAGGGAACACTTCTACTACCCTCTGAGACCGCGCGCAgggctcctcccttcccttcagcATCCGCGCCAAGCCGCATGTCCTCTGGCTGCTCACAGCCTTGTGTCAAGGCAGCCCCCCATTGTGGTTACAGGAAGTTGCTGAGGCCACATCCTTACTAGGCCCCCAGCTATGGATTCGAAAGCCCTGGCCCCCACCTCTTACCATAATTACCATGTCAACTGCTAGAGCTCGGCCCATCCTACCACTGAGACCACAGCACTCTGTCTTCTGGCAGACATTCTTTGAAGATATTCTTTTAAGTGATTACAAAAATTTCCCACCATTGGGAGGCATTAGTGTCAAACACCATTGGTTGCTTCCCCAACTCTCCCTTTCCTTGCCTGCTAACGAAGTCCACCTCCCTTGAGAGAGGCTGAAAATGACAGATACTCACTTTCTCAGACTTCCTTAAGCCAGCAGTGGCCATATCATCTGGTTCTGATAAATAAGAATTAAAGGCAAATTTTGTGCTGGTTAATCACTTTCCTGGGAGAAAAAGTCTTGATTTGTAGCGTTTACCACGTTCCATGGTGTAAATAAATGCTCCCACCATGACCGATTTCAAGGTGGCAGTGTTTAGCAATGGGATCACAAGATCTAGAAAATGTAATAATCTGCTTTCACAAGCACATACAAACTGGCTTCAGTGCATCATTGCTTAAGAAGTCACCTGGGGCCAGTAAACACCTGGGAAGTATTCctgatgtgtgtgtgagagagagagagagagagggaaacatATCTTTGGTTCTTGCTTTTGAATATGGTTATAGGCTATGCTGTGTGGTGCCAAGGCAGCCACTTTGTGAAAATGAGACGAAAAGTATGCCCAACACACTTGAGCTGTTGGAGCCAAAGGATATAAAGAAcctgagaggacttccctggtggcgcagtggttaagaatccgcctgccaatgcaggggacacgggttcaagccctggtccgggaagatcccacatgccgcggagcaactaagcccatacaccacaactactgagcctgcactctagagcctgcaagccacaactactgaaacctgtctGTCTAGAGCCagttctccacaacaagagaagccactgcaatgagaagcccatgcactgcaatgaagagtagcccccgcttgccgcaactagagaaagcccgcaagcagcagcgaagacccaatgtgccaaaaataaattaattaattaattaattaattaattttaaaaaaagaacctgagaataaagagcccagaataAACCTAAGCATAAacagtcaaatgattttcaa
Coding sequences within:
- the CXCR2 gene encoding C-X-C chemokine receptor type 2, with amino-acid sequence MEGFNWENYSDEDFGNYSYNTDLPSILPDSAPCQPESLDINKYAVVIIYALVFLLSLLGNSLVMLVILYSRVGRSVTDVYLLNLAMADLLFALTLPIWATSKAKGWIFGTPLCKVVSLLKEVNFYSGILLLACISVDRYLAIVHATRTLTQKRHWVKFICLGIWVLSLILALPIFVFRRAIHPPYSSPVCYEDMGANTTKWRMVMRVLPQTFGFLLPLLVMLICYGLTLRTLFAAHMGQKHRAMRVIFAVVLVFLLCWLPYNLVLVADTLMRVRVIAETCERRNDIGRALDATEILGFLHSCLNPLIYVFIGQKFRHGLLRIMAIHGLVSKEFLVKDGRPSFVGSSSGNTSTTL